The Balearica regulorum gibbericeps isolate bBalReg1 chromosome 26, bBalReg1.pri, whole genome shotgun sequence genome contains the following window.
GGGAAGGGGCTTCCTCCGCCgggcgggctggggggggacggggacggggacacgcTTCAGCCAGGGCCCAGCtccagccaccccccccccaaccccccgtTTTAATCACCTTGGGCTGCGTCCCCGTCTCAGGGCTCCCTGGCCTCCCGCACCCCCAAAGACCAGAGCTTCACCCACATCCTGGAGCAGATCTACAGCCTCCTCAAGCTCAGCGGCTGaggggccgggaccccccccaccccgctccgACTCGGTCCAGGTCCCGTCCCAGCAGCCCGGGCTCGGCTCGGcgacccccccgccccgggcccaAGGGGCTCATCCAGCCCCGGCGCGGGGCAGCGCTGCGGGGACGCCGCTGCTCCAGGGAGGTTCGCCCGGAGGGTCCTGGGACCCCGCCGGATCCTGCCCTGTCCCACGGCTGtgccggccccggggggggcagcggcggagGGGAGGGCGGTGGCGGTGGTCCCGGCTGTGAAGTTGTTTGTGGACGTGGTAGTTGATTAAAGAGCCGATCCTGAGACGCGGCCAGCGTGCGGCTTCGCTGGCTTTGGGGACGTCTCGCCGGTGCCGCGGCGAGGGACGGTGCCGGAGGCCTCGTGGGCTGGAGGCACCTTCCAGCTGCCTGGTGTGGGGTGAATCGGGGGGACACGTACATCCAGGGGTGCTCCTCCGTCCCaccgcggcccccccccccagtcttGCACTCACAGAGAGGACGCGGCtgttagaaagaagaaaacatttaatactTTCATTCAGAGATACAAGTCAAGATTTGTGGggcgtcttttttttttttttttccctaaaaaccaggagaaaccattaggaaaaaaaaaaaaaaaagtctagcaAGTTGTCCCAGCTGACAAAACGCATTTCAATCCACCTGAGCGGGAGCCAGCGTTCCCGGGACGTGACCCAGGTCCCCCCCAGGAGGGGGACAGAGGCGACGGCCCCGAGGACACGGGTCCCTCGGGTTCCCCGCGCCGCCGGGAGCGAGGGGGAGCTGCCCCgtgcccccccttccccgcagcCGGGACTGGGGTCACCGCTCAGCCCGCTCGGAgcgcggcgcggcgggaggTCGGACACACACGGACATGCACGGTTAAAATCGTTAAAAAGGGGGGTGCGTAACTGTAACAGGAGGCGGGAGCAGCGGGGACGGGGACGTGCTCCCCGGTGCGGAGCTGGGGCTCGGGCCCCCCCCGGCCAGGCGGGGACGGTGCCAGCCGAGGAGAGGTGCCGGAGCCCGGGCAAGGCCCACGGAGAGGGGGAAGAGCCCACGTTTTTAGCAAGGAAAAACCACGGAGTCGAGTGAGAGATGGGGCGAGCGCTGCCAGGGCCGGGCCCCATTCGGACACCCCCTCTCTGCCCGTAACGCGGACCACGCGGGGAGGCTTGGGGCGCAGGAGCGGCGCCGGGGCGTACGACACCTTTTCCCACCAAAGCCGGTGACGGGGGGCGCGTTGCTCCCCCCCATGGGGAGGGTCGCTGCGGGGCAGAGGTGGGGGGCGCAGGAAAGGCACGTGAGGGTGAggggagccccagccccgcagcgcACGGGGTGTCGACGGCTCCCCGGGAGAGGAACCCCGACCTGCTCTGCCCCGCCGTGGGCAGACTCCGGGCTGTGATCCAATTCcagacacaccccccccccccaaattaccCCCCAGCTCCGAGGGACGCGGTAGGGTTTGCACTAGGAAACCTGgcttaaaatacttaaaatcaaGGGCAGAAGGGAACAGCCCCCCGCTTTGGAGCTGAGCTCTGTGGGGAGGGGTGCTGAGAGCATCCCTGCTCCGTCCCTCCAGGGTGGGCAGGGATGGCACAGACCCCCCCCggcagggctcagcaccccaGGCGGGGCTCAGCACCCACGCCGCGGGGCTGGCTTAGTGTTTGATGGGTGGCGTAGTGTTGCTGTGCCAcggcatccccccccccacccccccgagcCCCCGGGGTCCTGCGGCGGTGCTGGGCGTAGGGAGGCTGGGCACCCGCAGGGAGAGGGGTAGTGTTcaacggggcggggggcgaaGGGCTTCGCCCTCGGTGaggctgggggctgctctgTCGTCCCCCCTTGCCCCAAACCGTGCGTCTCCCCGTGCTGATGCTCAGCGTGAAGGATGCATCCCGGCTCTCCCGCCTGGCTCATCCGGATGCTTGACCCAAAGGGAAGATAAAAactgggcagggagaggcctGCGGCAACCGTACGGTCAGGGGGGACCCGGCAGGGTGTGCAAAGTACCGAAGTTCAAGCAccagaaggacaaaaaaaaaaaaaaaattaaaataaccaaaTTCACGGGGGGTGAGGGGGCCCGTCGACCCTTCTGGCTTGTTCCCTGGTGGCAAACTCGCCCCGAGGTGACGCAGAGACAGCACGGCCCGCCGCCGGAGAGGGCCAGCGTCAGGATGGAGGTGGAATGGAGGATCGGCCCCGCGCGAGCGGAGGGGGGACGGGAGCGATGCCGTTTCACTGAGGTAGCGGAACCAGCACTTCCACGTAGTTGAGGGGGAAGAAGCCCGACTGGCCGTTGATCATGCCCTCGTACCAGTTTTCGTCAATCTGGTTGGTCAGGGTGATGATGTCGCCTTCCTTGAAGCCCAGCTCGCCATCGTTTTCGGGTTCGAAGTCGTAGAGAGccttgcagcagggctggtccaggggggctgcggggagaggcggaggggaggagaggtgaGCCGGACCCCCTCACACCCCCTTCCTCAAACCCCCGGCTCTGCCGGCGCCGGGGATTCCTGCCGCTGCTCGCGGCAGCAGACGCCGGATCCGGCCACCGCGCGGGATCCTCGGCTCCGCACAACTTGCACGACTGCTTTCACAACcgggctctgccctgcccgggAGAAGCCGGCCCTTCACTTTGCCCCCACCACGGTAAAGCATTAACTCAGTTTAAACTCCTCAAAAGCTTCTTCTAAAGCAGATTCCCACCTCCAGCACcccgtgctgcctgctcctgcctggacttcccctgctcctgcctggacttcccctgctcctgcctggatTTCCCCTGCTCTAAGCTAAAGTCCAACCTAAACTGGATTAGAAAAGCCACATTATTCCTCCGGAGAGGAGAGCTGCCGCCGCGCGGTTCCTCAGTTAGTCAGCAATGGGGTTAGACATCAGCGCGTGGTGGAGGACGACCCCGGGGGTCCCTTTAGAGACCCCGAGCCTGAGGGCgatgggagggagagggggagaggacTGCGACCGCCTCCCGGGGCACGGCACGTCAAATCAGCAGCTCGGTGTCGCACGTGAGGTCCCCTCCCGCAAAAAAATAGGGAGAAGCCCAAAGTCTCTTCCCCCCATCGCAGCTCTGTGATTTAACCATCAGACCTTTTGATGGCAAAGGGGATGTTCTGTAGCAGGGAAAGCTGCCGCTTGCTCTGGCAACGCACCGACGTTTTGGGATGGGCAGACACTTGGTTTTGCAGCCGTAGGGATCCCACTGGGAAGGGACCGAGCTAATACAGACCACCGGGGTCTGCGGGGCCCCCGTCCCCCTCCCCGTTGCCCTGTGGCTCTGCGCTAGAGCTCTTCCAACCAGGGCGAGGGGAACGGCACGAACGGCTGCCAGCTGAACATCCGCAGCAGGAGAGGATCGAGCATTAAAAGAGAACTCGGAAAACACCAAAAGCACCAGCCAAGCAGATTCGCGTTTTTGAGACGACTTCCCAAAATACCAGGCAGTCCCACCACCACGGCACTTCCCCTGCACCAGGCTCCTCACGTCCTCCTGCCCTGTCTCTGCACCACCACGAGCTCTCCCCACCGCGCTGGCTCTGAGCCGCAGACCCAGCCTGGCCTCCGTACCCCAACGggaccccccggccccgggTCCCTTCAGCAGGAACGCTGACCCGCAGACCCCCACGGTCACAACTCATTCGAGGCTCCTCGCTGCCCGGCTGTGGCTACGAAACCCGCTCAGCCTGCCTTGGGCTCCACCTGCACCCCCCAAACCTTCTGCAGTGGGGCAGAGATCCAAGCTGGGTGCTTGTACCGAGACCGGGGTCACCCTCGAGATGTCCAACACCTCGTGGAAAAGCATCTGATCCCTGTGGCTTCACACAGGACGTGCCTGCGTGACGATAGCTGCTACGGCTCCTCCGGGTGAGCAAAGGCCCCAGCTTTGGGGTGGTAAATATCAATATAGTGTGGCTGGTTTAATCTGGGGCTTAAGCTCGAGGCTCAGCTCAGCTTAGCTTAGCTGTTCTGCCGGCCAGGCTCAGCACGGAGGGATTAGCGGCTCCAAGCGGCAGCATCACAGGAGGAGGAgcgaggagggatggggagagatgGTCACACATCATGCAATGCGGAGGGAGGAAACTCACGGATACTCCTGACGGAGGCCCGGGACGGCTTGTCGGATCggaaagaggaggaagctgCTTCCAAACAAAAAGAGACATGCTTAAAACAACGTGAactggagagagggaaaggcagggcCCAAAGGGAGGATCTGTTAGGAGAAACAGGGCGGCCCCGCATGCTGTGTTAAAAACCCGCCTGCCTCGCCAGGACCAGGGAGGGAGGAATGCAGCGTGAGGGAAGACGGGGAGGGAGCGAGATGCTTCATTCTTCCTGTCTGGCACTGACTGGGCACTACGAGCGAGCGGCCCGGGCTGGAGACCCCGCCGGGACGTCCCCAGAGCCAACGTAACGAAGGCTGCTGGGCCCCGAGAGAAAACAGCTCGAGTCTAGAGGCATTTCTGACGTTTTTCAGAGCCACCCAGCTCATGCAGGCACATCCAGCGCTCCAGAAACATCATCTCCAGGCAGGGTAGTTCCCCTCCGTCCCCAGGAGGCTGCTCCAGAGGCACCTGCGTGTGCGCACACGTGGGATAACGTTACCTGAGACTTTGGGGGTAGGATTGCAAGAGAAGCCCCCGTTAGATTGGTCAGCGTCTCCGAAGTCGTACGTCTccctgggtttgggtttgtattCCCGCTTGGGACGCGAGGAGGCCTCCCTCAttctggaagaaggaaaagaaacgtGGATAAATTGAAATACGAAACAGAGTATGATGAGATCGACAcggtatttttttctcctcggTGGCTACGCAGGGGAGCAGATTGGCTTGTAGACAAGAATCTGCACAACACTCTGAGCTGGGGTGTTTTGAAGATGGATCTTGCCCAGGGTTTGGGACCTTGCCCTTAGAGAGGGCCACACGCCCCAGGCTTTGCTGCGGAGGAGTCTCAGGCAATTCAGACCAGCAGAGGACACTCGTGCTGCAGTCCGAAAGCTCACGCTTGGCAGGATCCTCCCAGCTCTTCTTAATGCAAACCAGACACAGGATCCACTCAGCAGTTTCTTCtaggaggaaagagcagcagggcagcatcGCCAAATCACCCCGAGGAGCGGAGACGCTGCCCTGGCTCTGTCCAAGCCACCGTGCGCCGGGCTGAGGAAGGCACGTGCCCGGCTCCGCAGGGAAGCCCCAGATGCAGGGAAGCCGCCTCTCCTTCCTTGGCCAGGGTTTGGGGAGCTGCTTGCTCAGGTgagacagagcagcagaaagaacGACCGTGCAAGTCACAGCAGTCACGTGAACCAGCTCGCTCGGCATTTCAACAGCAcctctgtgtttctttgcaCCTCGGCAGCAACCGCGCGTTCCCCCGGGGACGCTGTGGAGGTCGGGCGTTCGGGAAGGAGCCGGGAGGGCAGCGAGACCAGGCAGCTCCACGgttctccctgctcctgcctgccaggcaCCCGTCTGCCTTCCACCAACTCACGTGGCTCAGAGCACGCGTGGCAGCGCCCCGTCCGCGGCGGGGTCTACCGGGAGGGACCGTCTTCAACACGGAGGGGAGAGCTGGAAAACgagggggctggcagagggctCACAGATCCGGTGATCTGAGTGCTCCTCCATTGCCCTGTGGCCCCCACGTCATCCCCACCACGCTGCGTTCgctttctgggaaaaaaattgctcttcAGAGCAACTGGGAGCCCTCGACACGGACCTTCCTGCACCACGACCCCGGCCAATCTCCAGGTACCCTCCTTAACCACAGCCGAAGGTAATGGCACCAAGACTCTAAGCTAGGCGGTTCCAGGCGACGCAGGGTGACAGGCACGTCCGCCTCGCGACATATGAGCCGTCTGATCTATCGGCATGATGCAATTTCCGACTTGAGCATGGGTCTGGCCGAAAGGCGCTTGTTGGGGGACGCTCCCGCGCTCAGCGCCCACAAAGCAAGAGGCTGAGAGCACCGGCACGAAGGGGATTTCACCCTCCTTCTCCACCCCTCCCAAATTCAGGTCCAGCCTCCCCGGGAACAGCACACCTCGGTTcaggcagggctcagcccagcACACACCGGCTGCCCGTGGCGCAAgcacagaggttttttttttcagatgtcaCTGAAAGCAAGTTGCGCAGCTGGCGTCGCTCCCTCCAACCTGAAGAAGGTCTGGATTGAAGCTCTAGTGATTGCAAGAAGCTGCTTTAACGCCAGGAGATAGATTTAGAGGGGTGGTCAGGTAGTTACAGACAAGGGACAGCTCGTGGCTGTGAGAACTGAGAGTGCCTACAGCACCCTGGGACTCACCTGCGTTTGAGTTTTTCCGCGAGCTCGTCCAGGATCTGCACTGCCTGCCTGTGGTAGTCCAGCTGGGCATCCACCAAGGCCGAGAGCTGGCTCACCTGCTCGATCTGCAAGAACCACACCAGGGTGGGATGAATGGCTCTCCCCAGCCGACAGCAGATTCCCTCGTTGCACGTACAGGGACCGTACTGGGGAACGTGTACGAAGGGGCAACTTCCCCGGGGAGATGAGGAGAAGGTTTGGGATTTCAGACACCAGAGGTCAGGCGCTGGCCGAGGCTCAGAAGGACAGAGGACACCTCCTACCACTCTCTGGGCTTCGCTAGCTGTTCGATCCCTTCCTAGGGAGGCTGTGTTACCTGCCCAAACTCACTCCCGCTGGCAGAGCTGTTTTGGTACAAGGCACAGCCGCTCCTCTGGCCAAGGGCTGGGTCAGGAAGAGGGGCTACAGAAAGGGCAAGAGGCCCGCTGGGCACTCGGATCTGGGTTTTCAGAGAGCAAAACCAAACTTACAAAAACCAGAGTGGAAATTAGCGACTAACTGCTGGGTCCCTCGAGAGATCCCACCCTCGTGTACACAGAAACGCACAACCCACCCGGCAGCTCCCCCCCGTGCACTCACATCAGTTTCTAGGAGGTTGTGCATACTGGTCTCTGCTACTTCCTTCGACTCTTCAAATTTCTCCATGGCCTGTCGAAGTTCCTCATCGGGGATTTTGCCCTGTCGTTTCTTCTTGTAGTCAAAATCCAAGCGTCTGCCTTCCAGCTTCTTGAGATGGTGCTGGGAAGAGGATGGTTACGAACAGTAAAGGAAAAGGAGCCAAGCTCTCCTGATGGGAAGGCAGCTCTAGTTACGGGCCCAGTTTGTTTCAGAAACCTGATCTTGGAGCACACGCTTCAGTGGCTCCCACCTTTGTTCAGACTCCGGAGAGGCTCCGGGACGTGATGGAGCTGCAAGGGAGGGCTGCTGCGAGGTGACAGGGAGGAGCGGACCGTCCCAACTCAGTCTGGCAAGGATTACTGCTGTGGCTGCCACACAAATTGCCTAAACGATGCGATTTCACCCCCTTGCAGCtgagagctgaaagaaaacactgcaggGCGCAGCCCGGGTCTGTTCCCCATGCCAGTCTTTCGGGAAGATGAAGAGCTGGCCCGCTCCTTCCAGCTCCCCAGGACCGACGGGGATCTCTGGAGCTGAGGAATTGGGATGCAGGTTCTGGGCATTGCACCCCCTGACTGCTCAGGGCAGGACTGTTTCAATTAGCTCCACGGCAGCCTGCAGAACCGGAGTTCAGCTAAGTACCGAAACCGTGGTTGGCGGTTATTTTATCCGGGACACCACTGTAAGCGAAAAGTCACTCGAGAGAGCTGCCTTGTGAGTTATGGGTTGGGATGGAGCCTATTCCAAAGCCTGGCCGTGCTTTGCATGGACTTGTCTCTGCGATAGCACACGGGAGCTACCAAGCTCCACTGAAGGGTCTTCTTGAGATGCTGCTTAAGAGACCTAGAGGGAAGCTTGCTCACAGCTTGAAAGTACGCTGTACTTCAAGCTTCCAAGGCTACTAACAGAATAAAGCCAACAGCTGTATAGAAGACGGTGAAGTTTAATGCCAGACAGCCCCGAACGTAACACGGCTGGGAGCTCACAGCACAAAGAACCGAATTCAGCAAGCCCAGAACGCGCGTTGGGACGTACTCCCAAAGCATCCTCCACAAAACACGGTAAAGGAAGAACCATTCAAGCCCGCATCCAGCCTTATGAGCTGCTCGGGAGCGGCAGCggtgctgagcagggaggaaaTACTGGTGAACGTGGGGACACAAAGCACACAAACTGCAGGGGAACAGACCCCAGACCTCTGCAAGTCCTCGGTTCCCACCGCGACAGGGCTAGCGGTTACACGCACTAATAGCCAGCGGAGGCCAGAAActagaggaggaaagaaaaacccatCACGGCGTTTACCTGGATCTCTTTCAGGTCTTTGTCACACAGGTTCTGGAGGGGATcaataaaattttgtttgacTTCAATATCCAGCGAGTCCTTCACTTCAGCCAACCGCTTCATAGATTCGCCAGCATCAAGAAGCGCATCGCCTTCAAGtgagagaggggagggaagggaaagggagaaggggcCAGCCAGTTAAACAGAGCCGAAGGCTGTGGCGGCTGCGTGCAGAGCCATTCTGCCAAGACGCTCAGCGTGTGCAAGCTCCGTCCAACGCCCCCACATTTCTATCTGGAGCAAATCTCCGAGCCTGGCACGGAGCGAGCGGTGCCCGGCGTGAGAGCAGGCGATTGCCTGTTGGTACTGACGCCGCACAAGACGCTTCATTaacatgcttcatttttttcccctgaaaaacaggaacaatCTCTACCAACtacacagaggaaggaaaaaggtaaaaatattttaaaaaaagcagtatttttaaactccCTGTTAGCTCAGGGAGTCGCTGAGCTGCTTAATTGGCCACGCAGCGCGTTaaccctgctctgctccttggCCACTGCTGGCAAGACGAGCCCGGGGCAGAGGCGCGTTCGCTCTGATCCAGCCTGGCCATTCTTTTGTTCAGACAATTTTAAGCCCAGAGCGCTCTGACCAACTTTTCAAGTTTCCCCAGATGCTGGCAGGAAACCTGCAgccttttattcattttagaCACTAACCTCTACCAGGCCGACCtcatcccttcccctcccctctgaATTACAGAGCTCCCAGTTGCTTACTGAAACCTACTTCGTTTCATGCTTTTCTAAGGCTCCTGCCACAAGGACAGCTCAGCCAGACGGACTTGCGGCAAAGCAGTTTTCGTCTTGGCTTTTTATTCCAGTGGAAACCATTTATAGATTAAATTATTCCTGTGCAGCTTTGGCAAACCAACCGTTTCGGCACTACATTAGCACAGGAGAACATACAAGTGAAACATCACTCTACtgtccagctggaaaaaaaaaaaaaaaagtacaagaagAGTTATTTCAATAGTGATAACTCGAGATAACCTGTCCTAGGGAGGGATGCAGTACTAACATAGACACTTATCACGTTAAGTGTTCCTTTAAAGAGAGGTTATTAAAGGGAATCGGGTTTGGTGCGTTCGTCTAAAAACTTCCTTGCCCCTTGCTCCCTGTAACAACTCCGGTTCCTGCAAGCCATGAGAGATGGAGTTGGCCAGAGACACTCTGGAGAATCCTTTGTCATTCCACAAAGTAGCCagagctttttaattttcctgaggCCAGAAGGCTCCTCCCTGTGCTGGAAGCCATCAGGCAGCTGTGCACTGTATCAGGTCTGTCACGTGCGCGGGCTGATGTTTTAGCGGCTTAAAATTGATGTCACCGAAAGGCTTCACCCCGCCTCCTCCCTGCAAATCACACGCGGTCATGAGAAATCGCCACGCAAAAAGATTTCTTGGCTACAGCCTCCCTATAGCAGAGCTCTAGCTGGAAACTGCACCGTAAAACTCGCTCCGTCTAGTTTCCATGTCACCATCGTTCATTTTAGAagcaaagaagcattttttcctaCGTGCAAATTTATCTCAGCGTTTAATAAGAAAGCATTAAGAGGTGGTTTTGCACATAACGCCGCGGATTGGGATCCAGAACACTTGGGCTCTGCTCGCCTGGGTGGAAGCCTTCGAACCTCCTTTAAGAGCCCCCGGAACGGTTAGGTGATGCAAAGGGTCACGCAATCCTTCCAAAATTTAGAACAACAGCCTGAAAATCTGACGGCAGCCTTCACCACCTCAACCGCACGCTCCTAGGAGGAGCCGGCCCGATGGGACACTCACCGAAGTTGGAGTCCTCGCCCAGCTCCTTGCCGTATCGGATCATGctctcccccagcagcccttCCGACTGCGGGTAGCCGGGGTTCTTCACCTGCCCGCGGATCTTTGACATCGTGTTGAGCATGGTTAGCTTGGCTCTGGAAGCTGGCACAGAAACAGCCACAGCCGTGTTTGCAATTACTTGGActtgccagcagctgctggccactgccaacttttttttttttttttttttttttaaaactacacCCAAAGCCAAGAAGCCCTATTGTCTTCATCTACCAGAAATATCAGTCGCTACGAGAAGTTTCTTTTCCAAGACAGGAAGCAAAAATAGTTCCCTGCAGCTCGCTAGTGAAGGCCAAAGGAGTTTCCCCAGCCCTCCCGTAGTCCCTGGAGCGCTCTCTGAACGAGCTGGCTGGAAGCACGCAGGACAGCAGGCTCCAGAGGCGATGCCTGCAAAGCCAGCCACCCCTACCCAGCCCAGAGATGCTACTTTTTCTggacatccccccccccaaaatggaTCCCCTTCAGGGCCTCTCTAGGTCCAAGGCGAAAGACGTATCTGTTCTTTCACTGTTCAGCAGGAACAGCGGCGTCTTACAGCCCAGGAACACCGCACGGGGCAAGGGGCAGGGATCTGGACCTTCACCCGAGTCATCTGATCTCAAACATCGGGCTAGTGACCAAGATCTCAGGGCCAAAAAGATCCTCTCTGACGTCTCTCAGAAGGGGACAGGAGAGGTCCACGCACTCACCTGGGTTCGGCTGGAGGTACTCTATTGTTCTGGTCAATACTTCTGTCACTGCCTTGCTGGTCAGGTCCACTTTCTGTAGGAAAGACAAGATGacccagcagcagggaagatCAGCTCAGGCCTCCAGCACGGTCACAGAGGAATTATACGGGCGATGTTAGAGATTTCTCTCGTTCCCTACTcaccttttccatttccttgaAGTCATCGTCTAGCTTGGTCCCTTCGGCCCCTCCGACCTTCTCGCTgaccagctgcagaaaaagaacGAGGGAGGAGGAGTCAGGCACGGTACCAACTGCTTAAATCTGCTTATACCTCGTGCA
Protein-coding sequences here:
- the SH3GL1 gene encoding endophilin-A2 isoform X2 translates to MSVAGLKKQFYKASQLVSEKVGGAEGTKLDDDFKEMEKKVDLTSKAVTEVLTRTIEYLQPNPASRAKLTMLNTMSKIRGQVKNPGYPQSEGLLGESMIRYGKELGEDSNFGDALLDAGESMKRLAEVKDSLDIEVKQNFIDPLQNLCDKDLKEIQHHLKKLEGRRLDFDYKKKRQGKIPDEELRQAMEKFEESKEVAETSMHNLLETDIEQVSQLSALVDAQLDYHRQAVQILDELAEKLKRRMREASSRPKREYKPKPRETYDFGDADQSNGGFSCNPTPKVSAPLDQPCCKALYDFEPENDGELGFKEGDIITLTNQIDENWYEGMINGQSGFFPLNYVEVLVPLPQ
- the SH3GL1 gene encoding endophilin-A2 isoform X3, translating into MEKKVDLTSKAVTEVLTRTIEYLQPNPASRAKLTMLNTMSKIRGQVKNPGYPQSEGLLGESMIRYGKELGEDSNFGDALLDAGESMKRLAEVKDSLDIEVKQNFIDPLQNLCDKDLKEIQHHLKKLEGRRLDFDYKKKRQGKIPDEELRQAMEKFEESKEVAETSMHNLLETDIEQVSQLSALVDAQLDYHRQAVQILDELAEKLKRRMREASSRPKREYKPKPRETYDFGDADQSNGGFSCNPTPKVSASSSFRSDKPSRASVRSIPPLDQPCCKALYDFEPENDGELGFKEGDIITLTNQIDENWYEGMINGQSGFFPLNYVEVLVPLPQ
- the SH3GL1 gene encoding endophilin-A2 isoform X1, with product MSVAGLKKQFYKASQLVSEKVGGAEGTKLDDDFKEMEKKVDLTSKAVTEVLTRTIEYLQPNPASRAKLTMLNTMSKIRGQVKNPGYPQSEGLLGESMIRYGKELGEDSNFGDALLDAGESMKRLAEVKDSLDIEVKQNFIDPLQNLCDKDLKEIQHHLKKLEGRRLDFDYKKKRQGKIPDEELRQAMEKFEESKEVAETSMHNLLETDIEQVSQLSALVDAQLDYHRQAVQILDELAEKLKRRMREASSRPKREYKPKPRETYDFGDADQSNGGFSCNPTPKVSASSSFRSDKPSRASVRSIPPLDQPCCKALYDFEPENDGELGFKEGDIITLTNQIDENWYEGMINGQSGFFPLNYVEVLVPLPQ